The following coding sequences lie in one Xanthomonas hortorum pv. pelargonii genomic window:
- a CDS encoding type II toxin-antitoxin system Phd/YefM family antitoxin — MPHPQDLPGLEKSPAADIKVKGWPSLMRKVRTHGAVVITNHNHPEAVVVDAEEYRRLVRQASAAADASTRAQSLQALQLKFDAHLAAVTEGAGLAAVISKPASRGRKITLGPSL; from the coding sequence ATGCCACACCCGCAGGATCTGCCCGGCCTGGAAAAATCTCCTGCCGCCGACATCAAGGTCAAGGGCTGGCCCAGCCTGATGCGCAAGGTGCGCACGCATGGCGCAGTGGTCATCACCAACCACAATCACCCCGAAGCGGTGGTGGTGGATGCGGAGGAATACCGGCGCCTGGTGCGTCAGGCAAGCGCGGCCGCCGATGCATCGACGCGGGCGCAATCGCTGCAGGCATTGCAGCTGAAGTTCGATGCGCATCTTGCGGCGGTGACTGAAGGCGCGGGCCTGGCTGCGGTGATCAGCAAGCCCGCAAGCCGGGGCAGGAAGATCACCCTGGGTCCGTCGCTCTAG
- a CDS encoding AAA family ATPase → MGNILVLAGVNGAGKSSLLGSLLREDGATWFNPDAFTRQLVEQGWALEEANAQAWQEGVRRLRQAMADGRDYAFETTLGATTIPRLLREACAQHTVVVWFCGLSTVELHLERVAARVAAGGHAIAEHKIRERFDASRANLIALLPHLAVLHVYDNSAPADAAGQAEPLLVLELDRAGLHYPTTLEELAQVPDWAKPIVMAALEMRRAF, encoded by the coding sequence GTGGGAAATATCCTGGTGCTGGCCGGTGTCAACGGCGCCGGCAAGAGTTCGTTGCTGGGCAGCTTGTTGCGGGAAGACGGCGCCACCTGGTTCAACCCGGACGCGTTCACCAGGCAACTGGTGGAGCAGGGTTGGGCGCTCGAAGAGGCCAACGCACAAGCCTGGCAGGAAGGCGTGCGGCGGCTACGCCAGGCGATGGCCGATGGCCGCGATTACGCGTTCGAAACCACGCTTGGCGCAACGACCATCCCGCGCCTGCTGCGCGAGGCTTGCGCGCAACACACGGTGGTGGTGTGGTTCTGCGGTTTGTCGACGGTGGAGCTGCACCTCGAACGCGTCGCAGCGCGGGTTGCCGCTGGCGGGCATGCCATTGCCGAGCACAAGATCCGCGAACGCTTCGATGCTTCGCGTGCGAATCTGATCGCTCTGTTGCCGCATCTGGCGGTGCTGCACGTCTACGACAACAGCGCGCCGGCCGATGCGGCGGGGCAGGCCGAGCCGCTGCTGGTGCTGGAACTGGATCGTGCCGGCTTGCATTACCCGACAACGTTGGAGGAATTGGCGCAGGTGCCCGACTGGGCAAAGCCCATCGTGATGGCGGCATTGGAGATGCGCCGCGCGTTTTGA
- a CDS encoding PhoX family protein yields the protein MSASPDPARRRLMQLLASVPLLPLGSASAAALQQLGGAALAARPLRPSENPTQLVSATFHGMPAPSLANPAAMATTTVGSALTIARSDGSTQRYDLAYHPFFVTGDQVPDGKGGSVLAGGYYDIQHRPIIDRSKPGAERPFFSDCPDGSSLLTLPNAKVPGVKGNHVFAVVQFEYTTRDQAGNDTNRHLPAPIAVLTLDQDPATGKLSLVKYHNVDTAPVHGLWTTCGASLSPWNTHLSSEEYEPDATALAGNTQFRSYSTHLYGDPEKANPYHYGHLPEITVHPDGTGSVRKHYCLGRISHELVQVMPDQRTVLMGDDATNGGLFMFIADRKADLSAGTLYVGKWHQTSGVGPGAATLSWIKLGHATSAEIQALADRLTAADILDVHLSDPGDASFTKIPFNGTFNWIRIKPGMEKAATYLETHRYAALAGGSLGFTKLEGTTVNARDKIAYMAMSYIVTSMRDGSGDVKVQGPDSGAVYALNLRGGRHDSSGAPIHSEWVPIDMAAPAALTGHDLAKADALGNLADPERLANPDNLKFSESLRTLFIGEDSSLHVNNFLWAYNVDSGTLTRVLSVPAGAESTGLHAVDEIHGWTYVMSNFQHPGDWESPLHDTVKATLDPLIRANYKNRFGAAVGYLTGDPVAVKLGKA from the coding sequence ATGTCTGCCTCCCCCGATCCCGCCCGCCGCCGCCTCATGCAACTGCTGGCGTCCGTCCCCCTGTTGCCGCTCGGCAGCGCCAGTGCCGCCGCCCTGCAGCAACTCGGTGGCGCCGCCTTGGCTGCACGCCCGTTACGGCCCTCGGAAAATCCGACCCAGTTGGTCTCGGCCACGTTCCATGGCATGCCCGCGCCCAGTCTGGCCAACCCGGCTGCCATGGCCACCACCACGGTCGGCTCGGCACTGACCATCGCCCGTAGCGACGGCAGCACCCAACGCTACGACCTGGCCTATCACCCGTTCTTCGTCACCGGCGACCAGGTACCAGACGGCAAGGGCGGCAGCGTGCTGGCTGGCGGCTATTACGACATCCAGCACCGGCCGATCATCGACCGCTCCAAACCCGGTGCCGAACGCCCGTTCTTTTCCGATTGCCCGGACGGCTCCTCGCTGCTGACCCTGCCCAATGCCAAGGTGCCCGGGGTCAAGGGCAATCACGTGTTTGCGGTGGTGCAGTTCGAATACACCACCCGCGACCAGGCCGGCAACGACACCAACCGCCATTTGCCGGCGCCGATCGCGGTGCTGACGCTGGATCAGGACCCGGCTACCGGCAAGCTGTCGCTGGTGAAGTACCACAACGTGGACACCGCGCCGGTGCATGGGCTGTGGACCACCTGCGGCGCCAGCCTGTCGCCGTGGAATACCCACCTGTCCAGCGAAGAGTACGAACCCGACGCCACCGCGCTGGCCGGCAACACCCAGTTCCGCAGCTACAGCACCCATCTGTACGGCGATCCGGAGAAAGCCAATCCGTACCACTACGGCCACCTGCCGGAGATCACCGTGCACCCGGACGGCACGGGCAGCGTACGCAAGCACTATTGCCTGGGCCGCATCTCGCACGAACTGGTGCAGGTGATGCCCGACCAACGCACCGTGCTGATGGGCGACGACGCCACCAACGGCGGGTTGTTCATGTTCATTGCCGACCGCAAGGCGGATCTATCGGCCGGCACGCTGTACGTCGGCAAATGGCACCAGACCTCGGGCGTCGGCCCGGGCGCCGCCACGCTGAGCTGGATCAAGCTCGGCCACGCCACCAGCGCCGAAATCCAGGCCCTGGCCGATCGCCTCACCGCCGCCGACATCCTCGACGTGCATCTGAGCGACCCGGGCGATGCCTCCTTCACCAAGATCCCGTTCAACGGCACCTTCAACTGGATCCGCATCAAGCCCGGCATGGAGAAGGCAGCCACCTATCTGGAAACCCATCGCTACGCGGCGCTGGCCGGCGGCAGCCTGGGCTTCACCAAACTCGAAGGCACCACCGTCAATGCCCGCGACAAGATCGCCTACATGGCGATGTCCTACATCGTCACCAGCATGCGCGACGGCTCGGGCGATGTGAAAGTACAAGGCCCGGACTCCGGTGCGGTGTATGCGCTCAACCTGCGCGGCGGCCGCCACGACAGCAGCGGCGCGCCGATTCACAGCGAGTGGGTACCGATCGACATGGCCGCTCCGGCCGCGCTGACCGGCCACGACCTGGCTAAGGCCGATGCGCTGGGCAACCTGGCCGACCCGGAACGCCTGGCCAACCCGGACAACCTCAAGTTCTCCGAAAGCCTGCGCACCCTGTTCATCGGCGAAGACAGCAGCCTGCACGTCAACAATTTCCTGTGGGCCTACAACGTGGACAGCGGCACGCTGACGCGTGTGCTGTCGGTGCCTGCCGGCGCCGAATCCACCGGTCTGCATGCAGTCGACGAGATCCACGGCTGGACCTACGTGATGAGTAATTTCCAGCACCCCGGCGACTGGGAAAGCCCGCTGCACGACACCGTCAAGGCGACCCTGGATCCGCTGATCCGCGCCAACTACAAGAACCGCTTCGGCGCGGCGGTGGGCTATCTCACCGGTGACCCGGTGGCGGTGAAGTTGGGCAAGGCCTAA
- a CDS encoding glycoside hydrolase family 3 protein yields MDKLLRRTAAPVARRALSLATAAAVLMLAACQGKDTAAEASKTTPAAAPAEASTAIHPDQWPSPKWPFAQDQALEQRITDVMAKMSVEEKVAQTIQGDIASMTPDDVRKYRIGSVLAGGNSDPGGKYNASPAEWLKLADAFYEASMDTSKGGNAIPIIFGIDAVHGQSNIVGATLFPHNIGLGATRNPELIKQIGEVTAAETRVTGMEWTFAPTVAVPQDDRWGRSYEGYSESPDVVASFAGKMVEGLQGVPGTPQFLDGSHVISSVKHFVGDGGTTDGKDQGDTKVSEATMRDIHAAGYPPAIAAGAQTVMASFNSFNGEKMHGNKVMLTDVLKGRMNFGGFVVGDWNGHGQVKGCTNENCPASFIAGVDMAMASDSWKGIYDTELAAVKSGQISAERLDDAVRRILRVKLRLGLFEAGKPSKRPLGGKYELLGAPEHRAIARQAVRESLVLLKNQAGILPLDPKKRVLVVGDGANDMGKQSGGWTLNWQGTGTKRSDYPNGNTIWEGLDKQIKAAGGKAELAVDGAYKTKPDVAVVVFGENPYAEFQGDIATLLYKPGDESELALIKKLKAEGIPVVAVFLSGRPLWMNQYINAADAFVAAWLPGSEGEGIADVLLRKADGTVQNDFKGKLSFSWPKTAVQFANNVGQKDYDPQFKFGFGLTYADKGDLAALPEESGVSGEQSVGGVYFVRGKPALGIVMQLSNAGQANMPATTLPVGLSDGSLKMTAVDHKAQEDARRLVWSGAKASSVLLVSGKPVDVSRESNGDVQLQLTVRRDSAVTAPVWLGVGCGDKCGGRVDAQKTLAALPQGQWKVVGVPLKCFAVAGADVTKLSQVASIESGAALDLSISKIALGALNEAEVTLDCPVK; encoded by the coding sequence TTGGACAAGCTGCTTCGTCGTACCGCCGCGCCCGTCGCGCGTCGTGCCCTCTCTCTGGCCACCGCCGCCGCGGTGCTGATGCTGGCTGCCTGCCAAGGCAAGGACACCGCTGCCGAGGCGAGCAAGACCACACCGGCTGCCGCACCCGCCGAGGCGTCCACCGCGATCCATCCAGACCAGTGGCCGTCGCCGAAGTGGCCGTTCGCGCAGGACCAGGCCCTGGAGCAGCGCATCACCGATGTGATGGCCAAGATGAGCGTCGAAGAGAAGGTCGCACAGACCATCCAGGGCGACATCGCCAGCATGACCCCGGACGATGTGCGCAAGTACCGCATCGGCTCGGTGCTGGCCGGCGGCAATTCCGATCCGGGCGGCAAGTACAACGCCAGCCCGGCCGAGTGGCTGAAGCTGGCTGACGCGTTCTATGAAGCGTCGATGGACACCTCCAAGGGCGGCAACGCGATCCCGATCATCTTCGGCATCGATGCGGTGCACGGCCAGAGCAATATCGTCGGCGCCACGTTGTTCCCGCACAACATCGGCCTGGGCGCCACGCGCAACCCGGAGCTGATCAAGCAGATCGGCGAAGTCACCGCTGCCGAAACCCGCGTCACCGGCATGGAGTGGACCTTCGCGCCGACCGTGGCGGTGCCGCAGGACGACCGCTGGGGCCGTAGCTACGAAGGCTATTCTGAGTCGCCGGACGTGGTGGCCAGCTTCGCCGGCAAGATGGTCGAAGGTTTGCAGGGCGTGCCGGGTACGCCGCAGTTCCTCGACGGCAGCCACGTGATTTCCTCGGTGAAGCATTTCGTCGGCGACGGCGGCACCACCGACGGCAAGGACCAGGGCGACACCAAGGTGTCCGAAGCCACCATGCGCGATATCCACGCCGCCGGTTACCCGCCGGCGATCGCGGCCGGTGCGCAGACGGTGATGGCCTCGTTCAACAGCTTCAACGGCGAAAAGATGCACGGCAACAAGGTCATGCTGACCGACGTGCTCAAGGGCCGCATGAACTTCGGCGGTTTCGTGGTTGGCGACTGGAATGGCCACGGCCAGGTCAAGGGCTGCACCAACGAAAACTGCCCGGCCTCGTTCATTGCCGGCGTCGACATGGCGATGGCCTCCGACAGCTGGAAGGGCATCTACGACACCGAACTGGCGGCGGTGAAGTCGGGTCAGATCTCGGCCGAGCGCCTGGACGATGCGGTGCGACGCATCCTGCGCGTCAAGCTGCGTCTGGGCCTGTTCGAAGCCGGCAAGCCGTCCAAGCGCCCGCTCGGCGGCAAGTACGAATTGCTGGGCGCGCCGGAACATCGCGCGATCGCCCGTCAGGCCGTGCGCGAGTCGCTGGTGCTGTTGAAGAACCAGGCCGGCATCCTGCCGCTGGACCCGAAAAAGCGCGTGCTGGTGGTTGGCGACGGTGCCAACGACATGGGCAAGCAGTCCGGCGGTTGGACGCTGAACTGGCAGGGCACCGGCACAAAGCGCAGCGACTACCCCAATGGCAACACCATCTGGGAAGGTCTGGACAAGCAGATCAAGGCGGCCGGCGGCAAGGCCGAGCTGGCAGTCGATGGTGCTTACAAGACCAAGCCGGACGTGGCGGTGGTGGTATTCGGCGAGAATCCGTACGCCGAGTTCCAGGGCGACATCGCCACTCTGCTGTACAAGCCGGGTGACGAGAGCGAACTGGCATTGATCAAGAAGCTCAAAGCCGAGGGCATCCCGGTGGTGGCGGTGTTCCTGAGCGGACGTCCGTTGTGGATGAACCAGTACATCAACGCGGCCGATGCGTTCGTCGCCGCCTGGTTGCCGGGTTCGGAAGGCGAGGGCATTGCCGACGTACTGCTGCGCAAGGCCGATGGCACGGTACAGAACGACTTCAAGGGCAAGCTCAGCTTCTCCTGGCCCAAGACGGCGGTGCAGTTCGCCAACAACGTCGGCCAAAAGGATTACGACCCGCAGTTCAAGTTCGGCTTCGGCCTGACCTACGCCGACAAGGGCGACCTGGCCGCACTGCCGGAGGAATCGGGCGTGTCCGGCGAGCAGTCGGTGGGCGGGGTGTACTTCGTGCGCGGCAAGCCGGCGCTCGGCATTGTGATGCAGCTGTCCAACGCCGGCCAGGCCAACATGCCGGCGACCACGCTGCCGGTGGGTCTGTCCGATGGCAGCCTGAAGATGACCGCCGTCGATCACAAGGCGCAGGAAGATGCGCGGCGTCTGGTCTGGTCCGGGGCCAAGGCCTCCAGCGTGCTGCTGGTCTCCGGCAAGCCGGTGGACGTGTCGCGTGAGAGCAACGGCGATGTGCAGTTGCAGCTGACCGTGCGCCGCGACAGTGCAGTGACTGCGCCGGTGTGGCTGGGCGTGGGCTGCGGCGACAAGTGCGGCGGCCGTGTCGATGCGCAGAAGACCCTGGCCGCGCTGCCGCAAGGCCAGTGGAAGGTGGTCGGCGTGCCGTTGAAGTGCTTCGCAGTGGCCGGTGCCGATGTGACCAAGCTGAGCCAGGTCGCCAGCATCGAAAGCGGCGCAGCGCTGGACCTGTCGATCTCCAAGATCGCGCTGGGCGCACTCAACGAAGCCGAAGTCACGCTCGACTGCCCGGTCAAGTAA
- a CDS encoding sodium/sugar symporter — MGLATLDIVIVLVYLTGIFVLAQWVSREKAGHTKSAEDYFLASKSLPWWAIGASLIAANISAEQIIGMAGSGYAIGLAIASYEWMAALTLLIVGKFFLPIFLRNGIYTMPQFLEQRYGKWIRTLMAVFWLLLYVFVNLTSILWLGSIAVSQVTGMDQTLALTLIGVFALVYQLYGGLKAVALTDIVQVTLLVLGGLLVAGLTLARIGDGAGVLAGFKQLWSAHPEHFHMILSKDNPFYKDLPGLSVLLGGLWVMNISYWGFNQYIIQRALAAKNIGEAQKGMVFAAFLKLLMPLVIVVPGIAAVVLAPDLAKPDQAYPTMMQLLPTGILGLVFAALVAAIVASLASKINSVATIFTLDFYAKFRPQTEQKQLVRVGRIVAIVAVVIGILTARPLLGNFDQGFQFIQEFTGFFTPGVVVIFMLGLFWKRANEAGALTAAIGSVVLSFALKFAWPELPFMDRIGVVFVAALVLAVLVSLMTAPTQARDLIRTDDVAYGTTLGFKIGAIGVVVILIALYAVFW, encoded by the coding sequence GTGGGTTTGGCGACGTTGGATATCGTGATTGTGCTGGTCTATCTGACCGGCATCTTCGTGCTCGCGCAGTGGGTCTCGCGCGAGAAGGCAGGCCACACCAAGAGCGCCGAGGATTACTTCCTGGCGAGCAAGTCGTTGCCGTGGTGGGCGATCGGCGCCTCGCTGATTGCCGCGAACATCTCGGCCGAACAGATCATCGGCATGGCCGGTTCCGGCTATGCGATCGGTCTGGCGATCGCCTCCTACGAATGGATGGCGGCGCTGACGCTGTTGATCGTCGGCAAGTTCTTTCTGCCGATCTTCCTGCGCAACGGCATCTACACCATGCCGCAGTTCCTAGAACAGCGGTACGGCAAGTGGATCCGCACGCTGATGGCGGTGTTCTGGCTGCTGCTGTACGTGTTCGTCAATCTCACCTCGATCCTGTGGCTGGGGTCGATCGCGGTCAGCCAGGTCACCGGCATGGACCAGACCCTGGCGCTGACGCTGATCGGCGTGTTCGCGCTGGTGTATCAGTTGTACGGCGGTCTGAAGGCGGTGGCGCTGACCGATATCGTGCAGGTCACGCTGCTGGTGCTGGGCGGACTGCTGGTGGCGGGCCTGACCCTGGCGCGGATCGGCGATGGCGCCGGCGTGCTGGCCGGCTTCAAGCAGCTATGGAGTGCGCACCCCGAGCACTTCCACATGATCCTGAGCAAGGACAACCCGTTCTACAAGGACCTGCCCGGCCTGAGCGTGCTGCTCGGCGGTCTGTGGGTGATGAACATCAGTTACTGGGGTTTCAACCAGTACATCATCCAGCGCGCGCTGGCGGCCAAGAACATCGGTGAGGCGCAGAAGGGCATGGTGTTCGCGGCGTTCCTGAAGCTGCTGATGCCGTTGGTGATCGTGGTGCCGGGCATTGCCGCAGTGGTGCTGGCGCCGGATCTGGCCAAGCCCGACCAGGCCTATCCGACCATGATGCAGCTGCTGCCGACCGGCATCCTGGGGCTGGTGTTCGCAGCCCTGGTGGCGGCGATCGTGGCCTCGCTGGCCTCCAAGATCAATTCGGTGGCGACCATCTTCACCCTGGATTTCTACGCCAAGTTCCGCCCGCAGACCGAGCAGAAGCAGTTGGTGCGCGTGGGCCGCATCGTGGCCATCGTGGCGGTGGTGATCGGCATCCTCACCGCGCGGCCGCTGCTGGGCAACTTCGATCAGGGCTTCCAGTTCATCCAGGAATTCACCGGCTTCTTTACCCCAGGCGTGGTGGTGATCTTCATGCTCGGGCTGTTCTGGAAGCGTGCCAACGAAGCCGGCGCACTGACCGCGGCGATCGGCTCGGTGGTGCTGTCGTTCGCGCTCAAGTTCGCCTGGCCGGAACTGCCGTTCATGGACCGCATCGGCGTGGTGTTCGTGGCGGCGCTGGTGCTGGCGGTGCTGGTGTCGTTGATGACCGCGCCCACCCAGGCGCGCGACCTGATCCGTACCGACGATGTGGCCTACGGCACCACGCTGGGCTTCAAGATCGGTGCGATTGGGGTGGTGGTGATTCTGATCGCGCTGTACGCGGTGTTCTGGTAA
- a CDS encoding putative bifunctional diguanylate cyclase/phosphodiesterase, translating to MLSSAESLLPPMADESTRLAVLRGLCLLDSPPDPMFETIAAMAARSLGAEIALVSLVDEHRQWFKARIGLEAQETPRDQAFCAHAIRADEVMVVPDAQLDPRFCDNPLVLGPPFIRFYAGAPLKLLDGQSIGTLCVIGTSPRPGLDAATIAQLEGLRDLAVLRVENLRSTTYRDGPTGLPNRSRFGEDLDAWLSQREGAPATTAVAVDICGSDYFRDMVKALGWDYADGYVALAQRRLAAYLPASTALYRLDPTTFGFLAQAETQRLSTLCTKVSKAFAEPLEHQGIPHTAVASIGAVALQTSYGAADTIRSLTTAVDVSRERALPWSMYERKHDVAQRNTFRLLAALPAALDSASQLRLHYQPRVDLHDHRCVAVEALLRWQHPMIGPVMPSDFVPMAEKTALINRITAWVIDNGIAQAARWQQQGLDFNLALNVSAADLDRPGFAGLLKRGLERHKLDPRRLEIEFTESAMIRHPEHLAEQLAAIAALGVHIAIDDFGTGYSNFSYLKQLPASSLKIDQSFVRSLPDSRTDRTLVPAMIQLGHSLGQRVVAEGIESAEAYAQLRAWGCDEGQGYWIAKPMPAAALETWLQTPWHAQFEAPVNLLAASLAAARV from the coding sequence ATGCTCAGCTCTGCCGAATCCCTGCTTCCGCCGATGGCCGATGAGTCAACCCGGCTGGCCGTCCTGCGTGGCTTGTGCCTGCTGGACTCGCCACCGGACCCGATGTTCGAGACCATCGCCGCGATGGCCGCACGCAGTCTGGGTGCGGAAATCGCGCTGGTCTCGCTGGTGGACGAGCACCGCCAGTGGTTCAAGGCGCGTATTGGTCTGGAGGCGCAGGAAACCCCGCGCGACCAGGCGTTCTGCGCCCATGCGATCCGCGCCGACGAGGTGATGGTGGTACCCGACGCGCAGCTGGATCCGCGCTTTTGCGACAACCCGCTAGTGCTGGGCCCGCCGTTCATCCGCTTCTACGCAGGCGCACCGCTGAAACTGCTCGACGGCCAAAGCATCGGCACCTTGTGCGTGATCGGCACCAGCCCGCGCCCAGGTCTGGACGCAGCGACCATCGCCCAGTTGGAAGGCCTGCGCGACCTGGCCGTGCTGCGGGTGGAAAACCTGCGCAGCACCACCTATCGCGATGGCCCGACCGGTCTGCCCAATCGATCGCGCTTTGGCGAGGACCTGGATGCCTGGCTCTCGCAACGCGAAGGCGCACCGGCGACCACCGCGGTGGCGGTGGATATCTGCGGCAGCGATTACTTCCGCGACATGGTCAAGGCGCTGGGATGGGATTACGCCGACGGCTATGTGGCCCTGGCGCAACGCCGTCTGGCAGCCTATCTGCCGGCCAGCACCGCGCTGTATCGCCTGGACCCAACCACCTTCGGCTTTCTGGCGCAGGCCGAAACGCAACGCTTGTCCACGCTGTGCACCAAGGTCTCCAAGGCCTTCGCCGAGCCGCTGGAACATCAAGGCATTCCGCATACGGCCGTGGCCTCGATCGGCGCGGTTGCGCTGCAGACCAGCTATGGCGCGGCCGATACCATCCGCTCACTCACCACCGCGGTGGATGTCTCACGCGAGCGTGCATTGCCGTGGAGCATGTACGAGCGCAAGCACGACGTGGCCCAGCGCAATACCTTCCGCTTGCTGGCTGCCCTGCCCGCAGCGCTGGACAGCGCCAGTCAGTTGCGTCTGCACTATCAACCACGCGTGGATCTGCACGATCACCGCTGCGTGGCGGTGGAAGCACTGCTGCGCTGGCAGCACCCGATGATCGGCCCGGTGATGCCGTCCGACTTCGTGCCGATGGCCGAGAAGACTGCGCTGATCAATCGCATCACCGCCTGGGTCATCGACAACGGCATCGCCCAGGCCGCGCGCTGGCAACAACAGGGTCTGGACTTCAACCTGGCCTTGAACGTATCGGCCGCCGATCTGGACCGGCCCGGTTTTGCCGGCCTGCTCAAGCGTGGATTGGAGCGCCACAAGCTGGACCCGCGCCGGCTGGAAATCGAATTCACCGAAAGCGCGATGATCCGCCATCCCGAACATCTGGCCGAGCAATTGGCGGCCATCGCGGCGCTGGGCGTGCATATCGCCATCGACGACTTCGGCACCGGCTACAGCAATTTCAGCTATCTCAAGCAGCTGCCGGCCAGCTCGTTGAAGATCGATCAATCCTTTGTCCGCTCGCTGCCGGACAGCCGCACCGACCGCACCCTGGTGCCGGCGATGATCCAGCTCGGCCACAGCCTGGGCCAGCGCGTGGTCGCCGAAGGCATCGAGTCGGCCGAGGCGTATGCGCAGTTGCGCGCCTGGGGCTGTGACGAAGGCCAGGGTTACTGGATCGCCAAGCCAATGCCGGCCGCCGCGTTGGAAACCTGGCTGCAGACGCCGTGGCATGCGCAATTTGAAGCCCCGGTCAATCTGCTCGCCGCGAGCCTGGCGGCGGCGCGGGTGTAA
- a CDS encoding glycoside hydrolase family 5 protein, whose translation MKSLQSFAQRMLLITAGLALSSAAHAGLSVSGTQLRESNGNALVLRGVNLPHAWYTSRTDAALVAIAATGANSVRVVLSSGYRWNRTPEAEVARIIARCKSLGLIAVLEVHDTTGYGEDGAAAGLAHATAYWTSIRKALIGNEDHVIINIGNEPFGNRLSASEWVNGHATAIAALRKSGLTHALMVDAPNWGQDWQFYMRDNAAALLARDSKRNVIFSVHMYEVFGSDATVNNYLRAFRDKKLTLVIGEFGGDHRGAHVDEAAIMRRAREYSVGYMGWSWSGNDSSTKSLDIAVGWNAARLSTWGTRLLLGADGIAATSRRASVFGPR comes from the coding sequence GTGAAATCATTGCAGTCTTTCGCTCAACGCATGCTCCTGATCACCGCCGGTCTGGCGCTCTCGTCTGCCGCGCATGCGGGATTGTCGGTCTCGGGCACGCAGTTGCGTGAGTCCAATGGCAACGCGCTGGTGTTGCGCGGGGTCAATCTGCCGCACGCCTGGTACACAAGCCGTACCGATGCAGCCTTGGTGGCCATCGCTGCGACCGGCGCCAACAGCGTGCGGGTGGTGCTCAGCTCCGGCTACCGCTGGAACCGCACACCGGAAGCCGAGGTGGCGCGCATCATCGCGCGTTGCAAGAGCCTGGGCCTGATCGCGGTGCTGGAAGTGCACGACACCACCGGTTATGGCGAAGACGGCGCGGCGGCCGGTCTGGCCCATGCCACCGCTTACTGGACCAGCATCCGCAAGGCGCTGATCGGCAACGAAGACCACGTGATCATCAATATCGGCAATGAGCCGTTCGGCAATCGCTTGAGCGCGAGCGAATGGGTCAACGGCCATGCCACCGCGATCGCTGCGTTACGCAAGAGCGGTCTGACCCACGCGCTGATGGTGGATGCGCCGAACTGGGGGCAGGACTGGCAGTTCTACATGCGCGACAACGCTGCTGCACTGCTGGCGCGCGACAGCAAGCGCAATGTGATCTTCAGCGTGCACATGTATGAGGTGTTCGGCAGCGATGCGACGGTCAACAATTATCTGCGTGCCTTCCGCGATAAAAAGCTGACGCTGGTGATCGGCGAGTTCGGTGGAGACCATCGCGGCGCGCACGTGGACGAAGCGGCGATCATGCGGCGCGCACGCGAGTACAGCGTCGGCTACATGGGCTGGTCGTGGTCGGGCAACGACAGCAGCACCAAATCGCTGGACATTGCAGTTGGCTGGAATGCCGCACGCCTTAGCACCTGGGGAACCAGATTGCTCCTGGGCGCCGATGGTATTGCGGCGACTTCGCGTAGGGCTAGCGTGTTCGGCCCTCGTTGA
- a CDS encoding response regulator transcription factor: MTSTPLRTGLLVDDDTLYLRTLQRSLARRGVETLTATDAASALSIARSALPDFALIDLKLGNDSGLNLIQPLREIRTDMRILLVTGYASIATAVEAIKLGADDYLPKPANIPTIMRALGEEDDELPEPDEEETAQEMMTPLSRLQWEHIQQALHETGGNVSAAARLLGMHRRSLQRKLTKRPSPGPLREPGR, from the coding sequence ATGACAAGCACTCCCCTGCGCACCGGCCTGCTGGTCGACGACGACACCTTGTACCTGCGCACCCTGCAACGCAGCCTCGCCCGCCGTGGCGTTGAAACCCTGACCGCCACCGACGCGGCCAGTGCATTGTCGATCGCGCGCAGCGCGTTGCCGGATTTCGCGCTGATTGATCTCAAGCTCGGCAACGATTCGGGTCTGAACCTGATCCAGCCGCTACGCGAGATTCGTACCGACATGCGCATCCTGCTGGTCACCGGTTACGCGAGCATCGCCACCGCAGTGGAGGCGATCAAACTCGGCGCCGACGACTATCTACCGAAGCCGGCCAATATCCCCACCATCATGCGCGCGCTGGGCGAAGAAGACGACGAGCTGCCCGAGCCGGACGAAGAAGAAACCGCGCAGGAAATGATGACTCCGCTCAGCCGTCTGCAATGGGAGCACATCCAGCAGGCGCTGCACGAAACCGGCGGCAATGTCTCCGCCGCCGCACGTCTGCTGGGCATGCATCGCCGCTCGCTGCAGCGCAAGCTGACCAAGCGACCAAGCCCGGGCCCGTTACGCGAGCCCGGGCGTTGA